A region from the Tigriopus californicus strain San Diego chromosome 9, Tcal_SD_v2.1, whole genome shotgun sequence genome encodes:
- the LOC131887097 gene encoding centromere protein V-like isoform X2, with protein sequence MESSDLMKHIGGCHCGQIEFEVQAPVEVNAISCNCSVCHMKQNIHFIVPNHHFKLTKGNDKLTTYTFNTHQAKHTFCSICGVQSFYTPRSNPDGKGIMPHCIKYNTIKKIHITDFNGDQWEQEIEKSGIRLRSS encoded by the exons ATGGAATCCTCGGATCTCATGAAACACATCGGAGGATGTCATTGTGGACAAATCGAATTTGAAGTTCAAGCTCCCGTTGAAGTTAACGCCATCTCATGCAA TTGCTCGGTTTGCCACATGAAGCAAAACATCCACTTTATCGTACCTAACCACCATTTTAAGCTAACCAAGGGAAATGACAAGCTGACAACGTACACGTTCAACACCCATCAAGCCAAGCATACATTTTGCTCGATCTGTGGTGTCCAAAGCTTTTACACGCCCAGATCCAATCCAGATGGAAAAG GAATCATGCCACACTGCATCAAGTACAACACCATAAAAAAGATACACATAACAGACTTCAATGGAGATCAATGGGAACAGGAAATCGAAAAGAGTGGCATAAGGCTGAGATCTTCATGA
- the LOC131887097 gene encoding centromere protein V-like isoform X1 — MSHDAESNSNTMESSDLMKHIGGCHCGQIEFEVQAPVEVNAISCNCSVCHMKQNIHFIVPNHHFKLTKGNDKLTTYTFNTHQAKHTFCSICGVQSFYTPRSNPDGKGIMPHCIKYNTIKKIHITDFNGDQWEQEIEKSGIRLRSS; from the exons ATGTCTCATGATG CCGAATCGAATTCAAATACCATGGAATCCTCGGATCTCATGAAACACATCGGAGGATGTCATTGTGGACAAATCGAATTTGAAGTTCAAGCTCCCGTTGAAGTTAACGCCATCTCATGCAA TTGCTCGGTTTGCCACATGAAGCAAAACATCCACTTTATCGTACCTAACCACCATTTTAAGCTAACCAAGGGAAATGACAAGCTGACAACGTACACGTTCAACACCCATCAAGCCAAGCATACATTTTGCTCGATCTGTGGTGTCCAAAGCTTTTACACGCCCAGATCCAATCCAGATGGAAAAG GAATCATGCCACACTGCATCAAGTACAACACCATAAAAAAGATACACATAACAGACTTCAATGGAGATCAATGGGAACAGGAAATCGAAAAGAGTGGCATAAGGCTGAGATCTTCATGA
- the LOC131886745 gene encoding uncharacterized protein LOC131886745: MSGVVLTLSEGDDDGDVTGLLADDEDHEDYEEGFGRGKGIPKRWRRPRKPYTVVRTGTLGNLMTTLLMCFVFFSMGFTKSLLGQVDTRSVTQLNTAITGAIGYLMGFAIGGFLLSKFSRFFMTFLSLLALGISLMIVPWVQTVWALDALHSLIGVSLAMLMTAGNVICLEFWGRRSNPYITTLHFCLSIGLLMGPILVGPVSNTKIPTIIKDHLPVTATKQTNNNNNNNNNNNSGNSNMLPKHLDVHFRNKRAIIEESDTTTLDPVLKELFGSETDTVPSPSMGGIDTTSSSSSTTTAIKSLPTSLPSSSTKAPKHKPVFTDGRKLDNSRDWEAVKIAKPPIEELEPQNDTKPSQNPNEELENILNGSAVENIATQLDSLVTSTEALNEFEREVKAIDEDIKKSDELMELLNSPLIPKERSKRSITRNRFGTNGGIFEQPDLYNSIKIRPPVVPVQRYPEEPTWPRVPMSRNGMMDYDYGPLNIDDGPYGGNSPYSINNPYRKQDFPTKAPPKKVEQAIDTVLNYMSGKYNENETETSSEGKKKSSLPEEKPPSTTKPTTTRTTTMITSTTTGPKSTKIISTTATSTPQPTRKGLNTFTVWTKKPGGHRHKKPTSSFDNDSDTPEGGITISGMLENYGVAQKNVGFILDGVYTLFMAFIFFFCLCYNPREPKARQEDLNEERNKESCIFKYSFTVLLFFFNLLHWGMFVTLMDVTPHFAKLESSSSTLQPLVVGTLAGTRFISMFTCSFMNPAFTLFGSLLVMLIGSFMMIFTQQLPALPMWAGILLQAAGLANLLPASLAWSEAYVSMSSQVVAFICSGLALGELLVPQMFAQLTSEAQNWLGFTMVGASTLTFGLYICVFLMARKHGSRFSRPQTSGYELANQDELNQELLDEDDDFEISQPTLRLNTSDETETLNLPLLGGLIYRSSLVITEHFTQNPRAKCAGGASSSSRFAVDQSESVPEATKKSGDAVKSRNPTLSSGAGQDLNNSDCSPSWLCANMYTDMNTNVYGLRGLFGPTPTSPYPQAQYFRGNGSDKTPSAIAFYSGYPGMPFNSPFGPEAAPVPGVQGKRDPNVLVTLENSELWTEFHKIGTEMIITKMGRRMFPTLKTTVSGLSPDKKYYILLDLTLADDCRYKYTGKEWVVAGKSEPQVPGRFFIHPDSPATGTQWMKHDISFQKVKLTNNNLDQNGHIILTSMHKYVARVHVVEANDLIGLQFGVFNTFTFPETAFLGVTAYQNERITQLKIDNNPFAKGFRENGQLRTKRKNSAEDDNPEEDMPQLSKKVKTEESDEDDVFSSSSPWHPLQTSSQDSKQRRVTDSGLSSTSSAEERQTQNSPMMKRLEHEAKVNPIMPTPLPPYVPPTSGAFYPPYSHPRLDFYYQQLMAARYQQMIAHQPHFPTSHLYPHHHSGNQIPESLSMNSSSLSPRPGSATSRTPTPPGGSGFPLPPLDFPKFPARFPSALPDHFPRIILPNSPAKL; this comes from the exons ATGTCCGGTGTAGTTTTGACCCTCAGTGAAGGGGACGACGACGGGGACGTGACAGGGTTGTTGGCCGATGATGAAGACCATGAAGATTATGAGGAGGGATTTGGCCGTGGAAAAGGTATTCCTAAGCGTTGGAGACGACCCCGAAAGCCATACACTGTGGTACGGACGGGGACTTTGGGCAATTTGATGACCACTTTGCTCATGTGCTTCGTGTTTTTCTCCATG GGCTTCACGAAGTCACTCTTGGGTCAAGTGGATACGCGATCTGTCACGCAACTCAATACAGCCATCACGGGTGCCATTGGATATTTAATGGGATTTGCCATAG GTGGCTTTTTATTGAGCAAGTTCAGTCGCTTCTTCATGACTTTTCTGTCGCTCTTAGCCCTTGGAATCTCTTTGATGATTGTGCCATGGGTTCAAACGGTTTGGGCCCTGGATGCTCTTCACTCTCTTATTGGGGTGTCTTTGGCAATGCTCATGACCGCCGGCAATGTAATTTGCTTGGAGTTTTGGGGCAGGAGATCCAATCCTTACATCACGACCTTGCACTTCTGCTTAAGTATTGGTCTGCTGATGGGGCCAATCCTAGTAGGTCCTGTGTCCAATACAAAGATACCAACTATAATCAAAGACCATTTGCCGGTGACGGCTACCAAgcaaaccaacaacaacaacaacaacaacaacaacaacaacagcggAAACTCAAATATGCTTCCCAAACACTTGGATGTCCATTTCCGGAACAAAAGAGCCATCATAGAAGAATCAGACACCACCACTCTCGATCCGGTTTTGAAAGAGTTGTTTGGATCAGAGACAGACACAGTTCCAAGCCCTTCAATGGGAGGTATTGATACGACTTCAAGCTCTTCTAGTACGACTacagctatcaaatctttacCAACCTCATTACCATCATCCTCTACAAAGGCCCCAAAACACAAGCCCGTTTTTACGGATGGCCGCAAATTGGACAATAGCCGAGATTGGGAAGCTGTCAAGATAGCCAAACCTCCTATCGAAGAGTTGGAACCTCAAAACGACACGAAACCATCACAAAATCCCAATGAGGAacttgagaacattttgaacGGGAGTGCTGTTGAAAATATCGCAACTCAACTTGACTCTCTTGTGACATCCACTGAAGCactcaatgaatttgagagaGAAGTCAAAGCTATCGACGAAGATATCAAGAAGAGCGATGAATTGATGGAATTACTCAATTCACCGTTAATCCCTAAAGAACGATCTAAACGAAGCATAACGCGCAACAGATTCGGAACCAACGGAGGAATCTTTGAGCAACCGGATCTCTacaattccatcaaaattaGACCCCCAGTTGTGCCAGTTCAACGATATCCAGAGGAACCAACTTGGCCAAGAGTCCCAATGTCCAGAAATGGAATGATGGATTATGACTATGGACCCTTGAATATTGATGACGGACCATACGGAGGAAATAGTCCATATTCCATTAATAACCCTTACCGAAAGCAAGATTTTCCCACCAAAGCACCTCCAAAGAAGGTCGAGCAAGCAATTGACACGGTCTTGAACTACATGTCGGGCAAATATAACGAGAACGAAACCGAGACATCAAGTGAAGGCAAAAAGAAATCTAGCCTTCCGGAAGAGAAGCCACCTTCGACTACCAAACCTACAACGACCCGAACCACAACTATGATCACTTCAACCACAACAGGCCCAAAGTCAACCAAAATCATCTCAACCACGGCTACTTCAACTCCTCAGCCAACGCGAAAAGGTTTGAACACTTTCACAGTTTGGACTAAGAAGCCAGGAGGGCATAGACATAAGAAGCCCACTTCCTCTTTTGATAATGACTCGGATACTCCCGAGGGCGGAATCACCATCTCCGGAATGCTCGAAAACTATGGGGTCGCTCAAAAGAATGTCGGTTTCATCCTGGACGGCGTTTACACTCTTTTTAtggccttcatcttctttttctgtctCTGTTACAACCCACGAGAGCCGAAAGCGCGTCAAGaagatttgaatgaggagCGAAACAAGGAGAGTTGCATCTTCAAATACTCTTTCACAGTTCTAttgttcttcttcaacttgCTTCATTGGGGGATGTTTGTCACGCTTATGGATGTGACACCTCATTTCGCCAAACTTGAGTCTTCTTCATCCACTCTTCAACCCTTAGTGGTGGGTACATTGGCTGGCACCCGTTTTATCTCGATGTTTACCTGTAGCTTCATGAACCCAGCCTTCACTCTGTTCGGCTCGCTTCTTGTCATGTTAATTGGCAGCTTTATGATGATCTTTACTCAACAGCTGCCCGCTCTGCCTATGTGGGCTGGCATCTTATTGCAAGCTGCCGGGCTGGCCAATCTGCTGCCCGCCTCGTTGGCCTGGAGTGAGGCCTATGTCTCGATGTCAAGCCAGGTGGTGGCCTTTATATGCTCCGGCCTAGCCTTGGGTGAGCTTCTTGTGCCCCAAATGTTTGCCCAATTAACGAGCGAGGCTCAGAATTGGTTGGGCTTCACCATGGTGGGCGCCTCCACTCTGACCTTCGGTTTGTATATTTGTGTTTTCCTTATGGCACGAAAACATGGCAGTCGATTCAGTCGACCGCAGACCTCTGGATATGAATTGGCCAATCAAGATGAGCTGAATCAGGAACTcctggatgaggatgatgactttgaaataTCACAACCGACACTCAGATTGAATACCTCGGATGAGACCGAA ACCCTTAATTTGCCTCTGCTCGGAGGATTGATATATCGCTCCTCGCTCGTAATCACCGAGCACTTCACCCAAAACCCAAGGGCCAAATGCGCAG GCGGAGCTTCGAGCAGCTCTCGGTTTGCCGTCGACCAATCAGAGAGCGTTCCTGAGGCGACCAAGAAGAGCGGAGATGCCGTCAAATCTCGAAATCCGACCCTCTCAAGCGGAGCTGGACAAG ATCTCAATAACAGTGATTGTTCTCCCTCCTGGTTATGTGCTAACATGTACACCGATATGAATACCAATGTGTATGGTCTTCGAGGTCTATTCGGGCCCACGCCCACCTCGCCATATCCTCAAGCTCAATATTTCCGCGGAAATGGTTCCGATAAGACGCCGAGTGCCATCGCCTTCTATA GTGGATATCCTGGAATGCCCTTTAATAGTCCATTTGGTCCCGAGGCTGCACCGGTTCCTGGTGTCCAGGGCAAACGAGACCCAAATGTTCTTGTCACGTTGGAGAACTCGGAACTATGGACCGAGTTCCATAAAATTGGAACCGAGATGATCATCACCAAAATGGGAAG GCGCATGTTCCCAACCTTGAAAACAACCGTTTCCGGATTGAGTCCCGACAAGAAATACTACATCTTGTTGGACTTGACCTTAGCCGATGATTGTCGCTACAAATATACCGGGAAGGAGTGGGTTGTGGCGGGCAAGTCCGAACCTCAAGTGCCCGGACGCTTCTTTATCCATCCAGACTCTCCGGCCACTGGAACCCAATGGATGAAGCATGATATCtcgtttcaaaaagtcaagcTCACCAACAACAACTTGGATCAGAACGgccat ATCATTCTGACGTCTATGCACAAGTATGTGGCCAGGGTCCATGTGGTTGAAGCCAATGATCTGATTGGTCTCCAATTTGGGGTGTTCAACACTTTTACTTTCCCAGAGACAGCCTTTCTAGGCGTGACTGCCTATCAAAATGAGCGGATCACCCAACTGAAAATCGATAATAATCCATTCGCCAAAGGATTTCGTGAGAACGGCCAACTGCGAACCAAGCGAAAGAACTCGGCAGAAGATGATAACCCGGAAGAGGACATGCCCCAACTCAGTAAGAAAGTCAAAACTGAGGAAAGTGATGAAGATGACGTCTTCTCATCGTCATCGCCATGGCACCCACTTCAAACCAGTTCCCAGGACTCCAAACAGAGGCGTGTCACCGACTCTGGTCTGTCATCCACATCCTCGGCTGAAGAGCGCCAAACCCAGAATTCTCCCATGATGAAGAGACTGGAACACGAAGCCAAAGTAAACCCCATTATGCCTACGCCACTCCCTCCTTATGTGCCACCTACTTCGGGAGCGTTCTACCCGCCCTATTCTCACCCAAGATTGGATTTCTATTATCAACAGCTGATGGCCGCCAGATATCAACAAATGATCGCGCATCAGCCTCACTTTCCGACCTCTCATTTGTATCCACATCATCATTCAGGAAATCAAATTCCGGAAAGCCTGTCAATGAACAGTTCTTCGTTATCTCCTCGTCCAGGATCAGCCACATCGCGCACACCAACTCCCCCGGGAGGATCAGGATTCCCTTTGCCGCCCTTAGATTTCCCGAAATTTCCCGCCAGATTTCCTTCAGCGTTGCCAGATCATTTTCCTCGAATCATTTTGCCGAATTCTCCAGCCAAACTGTGA